Proteins found in one Palaeococcus ferrophilus DSM 13482 genomic segment:
- a CDS encoding PfkB family carbohydrate kinase, whose amino-acid sequence MRVLVVGNLTRDVIVSGKGRWERTGGGAYYSALALRGLARVDVVTKGAPEGPLPEGINFHVLPSDEITTYLLEYRGEGRRLSLLSRGGEIRPEELPPLEDYDFVVANPVAGELSPKTLERLMERPLALDVQGLVRRFGEEGEVFMGPLEPDVLDGVWVLHGDVREILTLGSFERVLETLAERVEVALISNGSERGIALHRGKVYAFYPPRRDVENPTGAGDTLLGAFSFFYRTLPFVKALKTAVAFTALSLEGSANLKKAMSMAREVRVERLSNVDPGHHYPKGQSTSSP is encoded by the coding sequence ATGCGTGTGCTGGTCGTGGGGAACCTAACTCGTGATGTTATAGTGAGCGGGAAGGGACGGTGGGAGCGAACGGGAGGCGGTGCCTACTACTCGGCCCTTGCCCTTAGAGGCCTGGCTAGGGTGGATGTGGTGACCAAAGGCGCCCCCGAGGGTCCCCTTCCCGAGGGCATAAACTTTCACGTTCTTCCATCTGACGAGATAACCACGTACCTTCTGGAGTACCGCGGTGAGGGGAGGAGGCTCTCCCTCCTAAGTCGCGGTGGAGAGATACGCCCGGAGGAGCTGCCCCCGCTGGAGGACTACGACTTCGTGGTGGCCAACCCCGTGGCGGGGGAGCTGTCACCGAAGACGCTCGAGCGCCTGATGGAGAGGCCCCTTGCCCTCGACGTCCAGGGCCTCGTGAGGAGGTTCGGGGAGGAGGGAGAGGTATTCATGGGCCCGCTTGAGCCCGATGTTCTGGATGGGGTATGGGTGCTGCACGGCGATGTACGAGAGATTCTAACGCTGGGAAGCTTTGAGAGAGTCCTTGAAACCCTTGCGGAGCGCGTTGAGGTTGCCCTGATATCCAACGGCTCCGAGAGGGGGATAGCCCTTCACAGGGGGAAGGTTTACGCGTTCTATCCACCCAGAAGGGATGTGGAGAATCCCACGGGGGCGGGGGACACGTTATTGGGGGCCTTCTCGTTCTTCTACAGAACTTTGCCATTTGTGAAGGCGTTAAAAACAGCCGTTGCCTTCACGGCGCTGTCCCTCGAGGGCAGTGCGAACCTCAAAAAAGCCATGAGCATGGCCCGGGAGGTACGGGTGGAGCGGCTCAGCAACGTCGATCCCGGGCATCACTACCCCAAAGGCCAATCTACATCATCGCCGTGA
- a CDS encoding DUF373 family protein has protein sequence MRALVLAIDRDDDFGRKAGVKGPVVGRDACIDAALKLSLADPEDSDANVLYAAIKLRDQLKESGDFEDVEVALITGHEDVGVKSDVELLKQLNAVLHEFEADGVIPVTDGAEDEQVFPIITSRIPIISTHRVVVKQSESIETTYYIIYRYLREILGDPEVAKVVLGIPGLIAIMYGVARLISIQYPQSVGIISSAVGGTILLVIGAYFFNKGFNLSPMLKGAWAGVKDAFSKRLVSVVSTVIGIFVILSGALQVHFNLAYYIRNSSTISLPGVPTNPLLQLVLYVYFLNPMLVTGLGVIILGRMLQAYIRKDYHIWHHVTELLLLPAIWGSVDITTTYILNLASPALIEFYRKLLIVIGDIVFASLVGMYMREKVRGWGKIETRKGTPRA, from the coding sequence ATTCGGGCCCTTGTTCTTGCGATAGATAGGGATGATGACTTCGGTAGGAAGGCGGGCGTTAAGGGTCCGGTAGTTGGGAGAGACGCCTGCATAGACGCCGCCCTAAAACTCAGTCTCGCGGATCCTGAAGATAGCGATGCGAACGTCCTCTACGCGGCCATAAAACTTAGGGACCAGCTCAAGGAGAGCGGTGATTTTGAGGATGTGGAGGTTGCTCTCATCACGGGGCACGAGGATGTTGGGGTTAAGAGCGATGTTGAGCTCCTGAAACAGCTGAACGCGGTTCTCCACGAGTTCGAGGCGGATGGGGTCATCCCCGTTACGGACGGGGCCGAGGACGAGCAGGTTTTTCCGATAATAACTTCGCGCATACCCATAATAAGCACCCACCGCGTGGTTGTCAAGCAGAGCGAGAGCATAGAGACGACATACTACATAATCTACCGTTACCTCAGGGAGATTCTGGGTGATCCGGAGGTTGCGAAGGTCGTCCTTGGAATCCCGGGTCTCATAGCGATAATGTACGGTGTGGCGAGGCTCATATCCATCCAGTACCCTCAGAGCGTTGGTATAATCTCCTCCGCCGTCGGGGGGACGATACTCCTCGTCATCGGTGCCTACTTCTTTAACAAGGGCTTCAACCTGTCTCCCATGCTAAAGGGAGCGTGGGCGGGTGTTAAGGATGCCTTCAGCAAGAGGCTCGTTAGCGTGGTCTCGACGGTGATAGGCATTTTCGTCATTCTGAGCGGCGCCCTGCAGGTCCACTTCAACCTCGCATACTACATCAGGAACTCCTCGACAATCTCTCTCCCCGGCGTTCCAACCAATCCACTGCTCCAGCTTGTTCTATACGTGTACTTCCTGAACCCGATGCTCGTTACGGGTCTTGGCGTCATAATCCTTGGACGCATGCTCCAGGCGTACATAAGGAAGGACTACCACATATGGCACCACGTAACGGAGCTCCTCCTCCTGCCGGCGATATGGGGGAGTGTTGACATAACCACCACGTACATCCTTAACCTAGCGTCCCCGGCGCTCATAGAATTCTACCGCAAGCTCCTTATAGTCATAGGAGATATAGTCTTCGCGTCCCTCGTGGGGATGTACATGAGGGAAAAGGTTAGGGGATGGGGTAAGATTGAGACTCGAAAGGGCACTCCGAGAGCTTGA
- a CDS encoding M20 family metallopeptidase translates to MEAELLKEFVRIDSHFGHEEEISNAIASILEEYATVETQEVEGFGRNVIARIRGKKRTVLLNGHMDTVGLSDGWTRNPWGELDGDRFYGLGSADMKGGLAALMSAFIEVSQLPRKERPTVIFTAVVDEEGYSRGAWRLVESGIVRKADVALIAEPTNERLMLGARGRFVIQIEAFGKKAHATQPDSGANAVEDLAKVVGNIGRLRTKKHLKLGRGSWAVLHFEGSADGLSIPEYAKAIVDRHVVPGEEWDRVKGDIEKLISKLDLRSRVVVSRYPRPTPEMLPYLTRENSTYAQRFKETYGRLFGETPEVTYGRSVGDFNYFGAYLKVPTLVFGPIGGNWHAADEWVSLSSVRRVKRLYVEFLRELAR, encoded by the coding sequence ATGGAAGCTGAGCTTTTGAAGGAGTTTGTACGAATAGACTCTCATTTTGGACACGAGGAGGAGATATCCAACGCCATCGCGAGCATCCTTGAGGAGTACGCCACCGTGGAGACACAGGAAGTCGAGGGTTTCGGGAGAAACGTGATAGCCCGAATACGTGGAAAGAAGCGCACGGTACTTCTGAACGGGCACATGGACACCGTTGGCCTCTCGGATGGGTGGACGCGCAACCCCTGGGGTGAGCTTGATGGGGACCGGTTCTACGGGCTTGGCAGCGCGGACATGAAGGGAGGATTGGCCGCACTGATGTCGGCCTTCATTGAGGTAAGCCAGCTCCCGCGAAAGGAGCGCCCCACCGTGATATTCACCGCGGTCGTTGATGAGGAGGGTTACTCTAGGGGAGCGTGGAGGCTCGTAGAGAGCGGCATCGTCAGAAAAGCGGACGTTGCCCTCATCGCCGAGCCCACGAACGAACGCCTTATGCTGGGGGCGAGGGGGCGCTTCGTGATTCAGATCGAGGCCTTCGGAAAGAAGGCCCACGCAACGCAGCCCGACAGCGGGGCGAACGCCGTCGAGGATTTAGCGAAGGTCGTGGGGAACATCGGCCGTCTGAGGACTAAGAAGCACCTGAAGCTTGGAAGGGGCAGCTGGGCAGTTCTCCACTTCGAGGGAAGCGCCGACGGGCTGAGCATCCCGGAATACGCAAAGGCCATCGTTGACAGGCACGTTGTACCGGGAGAGGAGTGGGATAGGGTTAAGGGCGACATTGAGAAGCTCATTTCGAAGCTCGACCTGCGCTCCAGGGTGGTGGTGAGCAGATACCCACGCCCAACCCCCGAGATGCTGCCCTATCTGACGAGGGAAAACTCAACGTACGCCCAGAGGTTCAAGGAGACATATGGGAGGCTCTTTGGGGAGACCCCCGAAGTCACGTACGGCAGGAGCGTGGGGGATTTCAACTACTTCGGGGCATACCTCAAAGTCCCAACGCTCGTGTTCGGGCCCATCGGCGGAAACTGGCACGCCGCGGATGAATGGGTGAGCCTGAGCTCCGTCAGAAGGGTCAAGAGACTCTACGTTGAATTTTTGAGGGAACTGGCCCGTTAG
- a CDS encoding deoxyribonuclease IV — translation MFKVERLRFGTAGIPISTPRRSTVDGIKWVRGLGLDAMELEFVRGVNMKPELAKKIKYVAKKHDVLLTAHAPYYINLNAAEKAKVEASKKRIIQSAERLYEAGGWSVVFHAGYYLKQPPESVYQKILEALKDIQKELMDRGVEVWIRPELTGKPTQFGDLEEIVKLSEEIEMVLPTIDFAHAHARNKGKCNSTEEWRGMLSLMEERLGREALDNMHIHMSGIEYTAKGERRHLPLKESDMRWEELLEVLKEFRVKGVVISESPNIEDDAILMKKTYEEL, via the coding sequence ATGTTCAAGGTTGAGAGGCTTCGCTTCGGAACGGCCGGGATACCAATCTCAACTCCCAGGCGTTCTACCGTTGACGGCATAAAATGGGTGAGGGGACTCGGGCTGGACGCTATGGAGCTGGAATTCGTCCGCGGGGTCAACATGAAGCCGGAACTGGCAAAAAAGATAAAGTACGTCGCCAAAAAGCACGACGTCCTCCTCACGGCCCACGCGCCCTACTACATCAACCTCAACGCGGCGGAGAAGGCAAAGGTTGAAGCTAGCAAGAAGCGCATCATACAGAGCGCCGAGAGGCTCTACGAAGCCGGCGGCTGGAGCGTCGTCTTTCACGCGGGGTACTACCTCAAGCAGCCCCCCGAGAGCGTATATCAGAAGATACTGGAAGCACTCAAGGACATCCAGAAGGAGCTGATGGATAGGGGGGTGGAGGTGTGGATAAGGCCCGAACTCACGGGAAAGCCCACCCAGTTCGGCGACCTCGAGGAGATAGTGAAGCTCAGCGAGGAGATTGAGATGGTTCTCCCGACGATAGACTTCGCTCACGCACACGCGAGGAACAAGGGGAAGTGCAACTCAACTGAGGAGTGGCGCGGGATGCTCTCGCTCATGGAGGAGCGCCTCGGGAGGGAGGCCCTTGATAACATGCATATCCACATGAGCGGCATTGAGTACACCGCCAAGGGCGAGAGAAGGCATCTGCCCCTCAAGGAGAGCGACATGAGATGGGAAGAACTGCTGGAGGTTCTCAAGGAGTTCAGGGTTAAGGGAGTGGTGATAAGCGAAAGCCCCAACATCGAGGATGACGCAATTCTAATGAAAAAAACCTACGAGGAGCTCTGA
- a CDS encoding MTH1187 family thiamine-binding protein, which translates to MSVIIEFVIVPLGELSLSRYVAAVVKLLEEKGVKYMLTPMATIMEVPTVEEGLRIINEAHELMFKLGAKRVSTTIRIDDRRDRERHMEDKVESVMNKVREG; encoded by the coding sequence ATGTCTGTTATCATAGAGTTCGTTATCGTGCCCCTGGGGGAGCTCAGCCTGAGCCGATACGTAGCGGCGGTAGTAAAGCTTTTAGAGGAGAAAGGCGTAAAGTATATGCTGACACCCATGGCAACGATAATGGAGGTTCCAACTGTGGAGGAGGGCCTCAGGATCATAAACGAGGCCCACGAGCTGATGTTCAAGCTCGGTGCAAAGAGGGTCTCGACCACGATAAGGATTGACGATAGAAGGGACAGGGAAAGGCACATGGAGGATAAGGTCGAGTCCGTGATGAATAAGGTCAGGGAGGGTTGA
- a CDS encoding DUF835 domain-containing protein, with protein sequence MKVLDLPYFLRDLVVLALMVGGILVLYRSKERLYEAMSFPEFKRSVQSLFVAFVLVAIAQTLGVISRTDVLMEDHAAFMEVRSIILVVGALLFFAAVFLLYVPFARGTFKVIKIATEVSGEIEHSAYGGDKDVCYSLFKEYVHRIPGMAITRLPPKAFRERLGLEKVPVLWLSKVDSEEAVHPTRLPYIQHIIEQFLKESDLDKVVLLDGIEYLMLENDRKAVLKFITNLRDMVELHRGLLLVPYDKESLDPKDVAFLESELRNVRELQSSS encoded by the coding sequence ATGAAGGTGCTTGACCTTCCGTACTTCCTTAGGGATCTCGTGGTTTTGGCCCTCATGGTAGGGGGCATACTGGTGCTCTACAGGAGTAAGGAGCGGCTCTACGAGGCCATGAGCTTCCCTGAGTTCAAGCGAAGCGTGCAGTCGCTCTTCGTCGCATTCGTACTCGTTGCAATAGCCCAGACACTGGGTGTAATCTCCCGCACGGACGTGCTCATGGAGGATCATGCCGCATTCATGGAGGTGCGCTCAATAATCCTCGTGGTCGGTGCGCTCCTGTTTTTCGCGGCGGTGTTCCTGCTCTACGTTCCCTTCGCGAGGGGCACGTTCAAGGTGATAAAGATAGCCACGGAAGTTTCAGGTGAAATCGAACATTCGGCCTACGGTGGGGACAAAGACGTCTGCTACAGCCTCTTCAAGGAGTACGTCCACAGGATACCTGGGATGGCAATAACGCGCCTTCCACCGAAGGCGTTCAGGGAGAGGCTGGGACTCGAGAAAGTGCCCGTGCTCTGGCTCTCCAAGGTAGACAGCGAAGAGGCGGTTCACCCAACGCGCCTCCCCTACATTCAGCACATCATAGAACAGTTCCTGAAGGAGTCAGACCTTGACAAGGTCGTGCTCCTCGACGGCATAGAATACCTCATGCTCGAAAACGACAGAAAGGCTGTCCTGAAGTTCATCACGAACCTGCGCGACATGGTGGAGCTGCACAGGGGCCTACTCCTCGTGCCCTACGATAAAGAGTCCCTCGACCCCAAGGACGTGGCGTTCCTCGAGTCCGAGCTGAGAAATGTGAGGGAGCTTCAGAGCTCCTCGTAG
- a CDS encoding ADP-dependent ribose-1-phosphate kinase, with amino-acid sequence MFDVVAIGNLNYDIILLVDRFPEFHEKMMARGAFFGLGGAAGNTASWLGTLGLRVGFIGAVGRDEIGEAHISYFNKIGVDTGGIKRLDVPSGVAIAMIRGEDKRIIKFSGANAHRTLDFDYLSRTRHIHMSSNPRELIVDAVNFAHERGISVSIDIGEAELPEEAVEKVTYLLMNEDEFKRKYGSLEAIAEVRAKNVIVTLNGGGAMLRSEKGEVITTPKLHAEAVDTTGAGDSFDAGFIYGILNEWSLEKAATLGALLAYFTVQKVGARSAIVPLEEIKRKAVELGLELPF; translated from the coding sequence ATGTTCGACGTTGTGGCCATTGGGAACCTGAACTACGATATAATCCTGCTCGTTGATAGATTCCCGGAATTTCACGAGAAGATGATGGCGAGGGGGGCGTTCTTCGGCCTCGGAGGAGCCGCAGGAAACACCGCATCGTGGCTCGGCACCCTCGGGCTTAGGGTGGGGTTCATAGGCGCCGTGGGAAGGGACGAGATTGGAGAGGCCCACATAAGCTACTTCAACAAAATCGGCGTGGACACAGGGGGAATAAAAAGGCTTGACGTCCCCTCCGGAGTGGCGATTGCCATGATAAGGGGCGAGGACAAGCGGATAATCAAGTTCAGCGGGGCCAACGCCCACAGGACGCTCGACTTCGACTATCTCTCAAGGACGAGGCACATCCACATGTCGTCCAATCCCCGAGAGCTCATCGTTGATGCCGTCAACTTCGCCCACGAGAGGGGAATCAGCGTCTCCATAGACATAGGCGAGGCTGAACTCCCGGAAGAGGCCGTGGAGAAGGTCACGTACCTCCTGATGAACGAGGACGAGTTCAAACGCAAGTACGGAAGTCTGGAGGCCATAGCTGAGGTGAGAGCGAAAAACGTCATAGTTACCCTCAACGGCGGCGGCGCGATGCTGAGGAGCGAGAAGGGCGAGGTAATCACAACCCCAAAGCTCCACGCCGAGGCGGTTGACACCACTGGAGCCGGCGATTCCTTCGATGCCGGCTTCATATACGGTATCCTCAATGAATGGTCGCTGGAGAAAGCCGCCACACTCGGCGCCCTGCTGGCGTACTTTACCGTTCAGAAGGTCGGGGCGAGGAGCGCCATCGTTCCCCTGGAAGAGATAAAGAGAAAGGCCGTGGAGCTTGGGCTTGAGCTCCCCTTCTAA
- a CDS encoding GTP cyclohydrolase IV — MIFETQEERPEIMENLHRVGITNLRTVARINWKGKVYTFIPTFEITIDVPAEKKGIHMSRLVESITETMGEAVEEEVLEPHTSLEELGKCIIKRLEGKHPHRRAEVWIKTQLVMERTTPASGRRSLETYDVEVGVVKNYDGSFEKVLRVKAIGNTACPHAMANNEGKTHIQRAVGELEVRAPFDEEIALEDMIDVVEGSFSHPTYTLLKTVDENAVVQGMYRNPKFVEDVAREILARAKERFKGRIHVRVVSHESIHKHDVIAETWS, encoded by the coding sequence ATGATTTTCGAGACACAGGAGGAGAGGCCGGAGATAATGGAGAACCTCCACCGCGTCGGCATCACCAACCTGAGGACCGTTGCAAGGATAAACTGGAAGGGAAAGGTTTACACGTTCATCCCGACCTTCGAGATAACGATAGACGTGCCCGCGGAGAAGAAGGGCATACACATGAGCAGGCTTGTTGAGAGCATAACCGAGACCATGGGCGAGGCCGTTGAGGAGGAGGTCCTTGAGCCCCACACCTCGCTCGAGGAGCTCGGAAAGTGCATAATCAAGCGCCTTGAGGGCAAGCACCCCCACAGGCGCGCCGAGGTCTGGATAAAGACCCAGCTCGTCATGGAGAGAACCACGCCCGCAAGCGGCAGGAGGAGCCTTGAAACGTATGACGTCGAGGTCGGCGTTGTTAAAAACTACGATGGCTCCTTTGAGAAGGTTCTCCGCGTGAAGGCCATAGGCAACACGGCCTGTCCTCACGCGATGGCCAACAACGAGGGGAAGACCCACATACAGCGTGCAGTTGGTGAGCTCGAAGTCAGGGCCCCATTTGATGAGGAAATCGCCCTTGAGGACATGATAGACGTTGTCGAGGGTTCCTTCAGCCACCCAACGTACACGCTCCTCAAGACGGTTGACGAGAACGCGGTTGTGCAGGGGATGTACAGAAACCCCAAGTTTGTGGAGGACGTTGCGAGGGAGATTCTCGCGAGGGCAAAGGAGCGCTTCAAGGGTAGGATTCACGTTAGGGTTGTCAGCCACGAGAGCATTCACAAGCACGACGTGATAGCTGAAACCTGGAGCTGA
- the topA gene encoding DNA topoisomerase I, whose amino-acid sequence MTVLIIAEKPNVARKIAYALAEGKPTRKSIGKVPYYEFVRDGKRIIVAPAVGHLFTLAPKVKTWGYPIFDIHWVPVYEAEKGKSYARDYVKALATLAKQADEFVVACDYDTEGEVIGYTALKYACGVDPSKAKRMKFSALTKKDLLKAWYNLEPTINFGMADAGVTRHILDWYWGVNLSRALSSSIRRASGKWMVLSTGRVQGPTLKFLADREREIANFKPTPYWVIKMLLEKNGENYTATYEKERILDEEEAKRIVEEARKGPAFVERVEVKQGKRHPPVPFDLGTLQREAYSAFGYSPKKTLEIAQKLYEKGYCLHPDSLIPTPQGVKRIKELPEKGEVFALDFDLKLSRAGYRLLERDADEPMYKVTLTDRTELYLTADHPVLVYRDDLLIFVPAGELREDDQAVLFINRNGYSSRAEPPTLLSFLLENATSMKDYILYDPEFGGVLKARIKGAGLKSEIMWRFRIKEPTYYKYLRGKMPVPIVRFLLERGIVSIDELREILRGFSYSTSLAPISFEFGEEFWYLFGLVVGDGHLAKKGAITIPAKDRTEDTLRAVKEITEYLGVPFAFDGKYKIIIIRSKSLTRLFELLGCPYGNKTEIFRIPGEVMTKPEWMAAFLAGYYDADGHIGTKPTGRKKSHSPQIVLTSKNRMAVYTAKQMWQLLGVGTYLWEKKDKKGSFMAYELKVYSRDAPRFYEVMKNHLRIKRKDLEHVKKVAIRKRKAYSHHYSVLNVKSWEGKIKSSNALWKKFDMSNQAAHGRGISLDKLQRIVDYLTDTDLRRIATGDVYILGIRSIEKFHYRGKVYDLVVDNYHNFIANGVVVHNCSYPRTSSQKLPKNLNFRNILQNLAKLPEYKPFAHELLGKETLKPVEGKKDDPAHPAIYPTGELPKPGDLSKDEGNIYDLVVRRFLALFMEPAVRETMKVVINSNNHRFILSGARTVKEGWLKVYGKYVKFDEVILPAFKEGEPIKVIQIKREKKKTKPPARYSPASVIKRMEDLGIGTKATRAQILETLYNRGYIEGKRKIKVTPLGMKVVEALEKHVPSIVSVELTKAFEEKMEEIMGRRRKKEEVIEEAKSGLTKILEEFKAKELEIGKDLAAQFVSEEKPRSRGKVRELSEEEERRVKSAVEEQEKKKTLVVGKCPKCGGDLVVRYNRRTGKRFVGCSNWPNCNVTYPLLQRGEIIPTDKTCCDGAPVVKIRERGREYEVCLDMNCRNWRK is encoded by the coding sequence ATGACCGTACTGATAATCGCCGAGAAGCCCAACGTCGCGAGAAAGATAGCCTATGCCCTGGCTGAGGGCAAGCCCACGAGAAAGAGCATAGGCAAAGTACCCTATTACGAGTTTGTGAGGGACGGGAAGAGGATTATCGTAGCTCCAGCTGTCGGTCACCTCTTCACCCTCGCCCCGAAGGTTAAAACCTGGGGCTATCCAATATTCGACATCCACTGGGTGCCCGTTTACGAGGCGGAGAAGGGGAAGAGCTACGCAAGGGACTACGTTAAGGCCCTCGCAACGCTCGCGAAGCAGGCCGATGAGTTCGTGGTTGCCTGCGACTACGATACGGAGGGTGAGGTCATAGGCTACACCGCCCTGAAGTACGCCTGCGGCGTTGACCCGTCAAAGGCAAAGCGCATGAAGTTCTCCGCGCTCACCAAGAAGGACCTCCTCAAAGCATGGTACAACCTCGAGCCAACGATAAACTTCGGAATGGCCGACGCGGGAGTAACGCGCCACATTCTCGACTGGTACTGGGGCGTGAACCTTTCGAGGGCCCTGAGCTCATCAATAAGGCGCGCCAGCGGGAAGTGGATGGTTCTCTCAACCGGAAGGGTTCAGGGGCCCACCCTAAAGTTTCTGGCCGACAGGGAGAGGGAGATAGCCAACTTTAAGCCCACCCCCTACTGGGTCATCAAAATGCTCCTCGAGAAGAACGGGGAGAACTACACAGCAACCTACGAGAAGGAGCGCATCCTCGACGAGGAAGAGGCCAAGAGAATAGTCGAGGAAGCCAGGAAGGGGCCGGCTTTCGTTGAGAGAGTCGAGGTGAAGCAGGGGAAGAGGCACCCACCGGTGCCCTTCGACCTCGGTACCCTTCAGAGGGAGGCCTATTCCGCCTTCGGTTACTCCCCAAAGAAGACCCTTGAGATAGCCCAGAAACTGTACGAGAAGGGTTATTGCCTGCATCCCGATTCACTGATACCCACTCCTCAGGGAGTTAAGAGAATAAAGGAGCTTCCAGAGAAGGGCGAGGTCTTTGCGCTTGACTTTGACCTGAAACTATCGAGGGCTGGATACAGACTCCTGGAGAGGGACGCGGATGAGCCGATGTACAAGGTCACTCTCACAGATAGAACCGAACTCTACCTTACGGCGGACCATCCCGTCCTAGTATACCGGGATGACCTGTTGATCTTTGTCCCGGCGGGAGAGCTGAGGGAGGATGATCAGGCCGTTCTTTTCATAAACAGGAATGGATACTCTTCAAGGGCCGAGCCCCCAACGCTCTTAAGCTTCCTTCTTGAAAACGCCACTTCAATGAAGGACTACATCCTCTATGACCCAGAATTTGGCGGTGTCCTAAAAGCCAGAATAAAAGGCGCCGGTTTAAAATCTGAGATAATGTGGCGCTTCAGGATAAAAGAGCCTACCTATTACAAATACCTGCGGGGCAAGATGCCCGTTCCGATAGTTAGGTTCCTGCTGGAGAGGGGCATTGTATCCATTGACGAGTTAAGGGAGATACTTAGGGGATTCTCCTACAGCACATCACTGGCCCCGATTTCCTTTGAGTTCGGTGAGGAATTCTGGTACCTTTTTGGTCTTGTGGTGGGAGACGGCCATCTCGCAAAGAAGGGAGCGATAACAATACCCGCAAAGGATAGAACGGAGGACACCCTGAGGGCTGTTAAGGAGATAACTGAGTACCTTGGAGTTCCTTTTGCCTTCGATGGAAAGTATAAGATAATAATCATTCGTAGCAAGTCACTAACGAGGCTTTTTGAGCTTCTCGGTTGCCCCTATGGCAATAAAACCGAAATCTTCAGGATCCCAGGAGAAGTGATGACTAAGCCAGAGTGGATGGCGGCGTTTCTGGCCGGCTATTACGATGCAGACGGCCACATAGGAACGAAACCAACCGGTAGGAAGAAATCCCACTCCCCGCAGATAGTCCTCACCTCTAAGAACCGCATGGCTGTGTACACTGCTAAGCAGATGTGGCAGCTTCTGGGGGTTGGAACGTACCTATGGGAAAAGAAGGACAAAAAAGGAAGTTTTATGGCCTACGAGCTTAAGGTGTACTCCCGCGATGCCCCGAGGTTCTATGAAGTGATGAAAAATCACCTCAGGATCAAAAGAAAAGATTTGGAGCACGTAAAGAAAGTTGCCATCAGGAAAAGAAAAGCGTACTCGCACCACTACAGCGTTCTTAATGTCAAAAGCTGGGAAGGAAAGATAAAATCCAGCAATGCCCTTTGGAAAAAGTTCGACATGTCCAACCAAGCCGCACACGGGAGGGGAATAAGCCTCGACAAGCTCCAGCGAATAGTGGACTACCTCACGGACACTGATCTGCGCAGGATAGCCACGGGCGATGTTTACATTCTCGGCATAAGGTCGATTGAGAAGTTCCACTACCGCGGTAAGGTGTACGACCTCGTGGTCGATAACTATCACAACTTCATCGCCAACGGCGTTGTGGTTCACAACTGCTCTTATCCCCGCACAAGTTCCCAGAAGCTCCCCAAAAACCTCAATTTCCGCAACATACTCCAGAACCTCGCCAAATTGCCAGAGTACAAGCCCTTCGCCCACGAGCTTTTGGGAAAGGAGACGCTCAAACCGGTCGAGGGCAAGAAGGACGACCCTGCGCACCCGGCAATCTACCCAACGGGAGAGCTCCCCAAGCCCGGGGATCTGAGTAAGGACGAGGGGAATATCTACGACCTCGTTGTGAGGCGTTTTCTGGCCCTCTTCATGGAGCCCGCGGTGAGGGAGACGATGAAGGTGGTCATAAACTCCAACAACCACCGCTTCATCCTGAGCGGCGCGAGAACCGTTAAGGAAGGCTGGCTGAAGGTATACGGCAAGTACGTCAAGTTCGACGAAGTGATTCTGCCGGCCTTCAAGGAGGGCGAGCCCATCAAGGTCATTCAGATAAAGCGCGAGAAGAAGAAAACCAAACCGCCAGCGAGGTACTCCCCCGCATCCGTCATCAAGCGCATGGAGGATCTGGGAATAGGCACCAAAGCGACGCGCGCCCAGATACTCGAGACCCTCTACAACCGCGGCTACATAGAGGGCAAGAGAAAGATAAAGGTCACCCCCCTTGGAATGAAGGTCGTAGAGGCCCTGGAGAAGCACGTCCCCAGCATAGTGAGCGTTGAGCTCACCAAGGCATTTGAGGAGAAGATGGAGGAGATTATGGGGCGGCGCAGGAAGAAGGAGGAGGTCATAGAGGAAGCCAAATCGGGCCTCACAAAGATACTCGAGGAGTTCAAGGCCAAGGAGCTTGAAATCGGGAAGGACCTCGCGGCACAGTTCGTCTCAGAGGAGAAGCCGCGCTCGAGGGGCAAGGTGAGGGAACTGAGCGAGGAGGAGGAAAGGAGAGTTAAAAGCGCCGTTGAGGAGCAGGAAAAGAAGAAAACGCTCGTCGTTGGCAAGTGCCCCAAGTGCGGCGGCGATCTGGTCGTCCGCTACAACAGGAGAACAGGAAAGCGCTTCGTCGGCTGCTCCAACTGGCCCAACTGCAACGTCACCTACCCCCTCCTACAGCGCGGCGAGATAATCCCCACGGACAAAACCTGCTGCGATGGAGCACCCGTCGTCAAAATCCGCGAGAGGGGAAGGGAGTACGAGGTCTGCCTCGACATGAACTGCAGGAACTGGAGGAAGTGA